The following are encoded together in the Gopherus evgoodei ecotype Sinaloan lineage chromosome 17, rGopEvg1_v1.p, whole genome shotgun sequence genome:
- the LOC115636391 gene encoding aldehyde dehydrogenase family 3 member A2-like, with the protein MGVGGAPLSVDPEVRSPPTWSGDRKEVVSAGEGQEQERGRATPLTAPPSRQLAAMDTRQRQRQQQVVARAGAAFRSGRSRPLGFRLRQLRALERLVTEKEAEIAAALQADLHKSQCNAYSYEILGVLAEIALALDKLPTWVAPQSVPKNIMTLTDEVYIHREPLGVVLVIGAWNYPFVLVMQPLIGAIAAGNAVVIKPSEISENTAKLLAELIPQYIDKDLYPVINGGVMETTELLKERFDHIFYTGSSQVGKIVMEAAAKHLTPVTLELGGKSPCYIDKDCNLDIACRRVAWGKYLNCGQTCIAPDYILCDQSIQNKVVENIKKTLKEFHGEDIKKSPDYERIANKHHFKRLVTLLEGQKIAYGGETDEATCFIAPTILTDVSPESKIMKEEIFGPLLPIVTIKSADEAIEFINQREKPLALYLFSNDKKLIKRMISETSSGGVTANDVIMHYTLPDLPFGGVGNSGMGNYHGRHSFETFSHRRSCLIKSLMMESVNKIRYPPNSQRKLDWAKFFFLKRFNKGRLGLIALALLGAILAAVIKVAYS; encoded by the exons atgggggtgggtggggcccCTCTATCTGTTGACCCGGAAGTGCGGTCGCCCCCTACCTGGTCAGGTGACCGGAAGGAGGTCGTGTccgcgggggaggggcaggagcaggagcggGGCCGCGCGACGCCTCTGACGGCCCCTCCCTCCCGGCAGCTCGCGGCCATGGACACCAGGCagcggcagcggcagcagcaggtCGTGGCGCGCGCGGGGGCCGCGTTCCGCTCGGGCCGCTCCCGCCCGCTGGGCTTCCGGCTGCGGCAGCTGCGGGCCCTGGAGCGGCTGGTGACGGAGAAGGAGGCGGAGATCGCCGCGGCGCTGCAGGCGGATCTGCACAAG AGCCAGTGCAATGCCTACAGTTACGAGATCCTGGGCGTGCTGGCGGAGATCGCCCTGGCCTTGGACAAGCTTCCGACCTGGGTCGCCCCGCAGTCTGTTCCCAAGAATATAATGACGCTGACAGACGAGGTCTACATCCACCGTGAACCGCTGGGTGTGGTCCTGGTTATTGGGGCTTGGAACTACCCCTTTGTCCTGGTTATGCAGCCTCTAATAGGGGCCATCGCAGCAG GCAATGCTGTAGTAATCAAACCTTCCGAGATAAGTGAAAATACAGCAAAACTTCTAGCTGAGCTGATCCCACAGTATATTGACAAG GACCTGTACCCAGTTATTAATGGAGGGGTCATGGAGACAACTGAGCTGCTAAAGGAGAGGTTTGATCACATCTTCTATACCGGGAGTTCCCAGGTGGGCAAAATTGTCATGGAAGCTGCTGCCAAGCACCTCACCCCTGTCACTCTTGAACTGGGTGGAAAAAGTCCGTGTTACATTGATAAGGACTGCAACCTTGACATTGCCTGCAG ACGGGTAGCTTGGGGAAAGTATTTGAACTGTGGGCAGACCTGCATTGCCCCCGATTACATCCTCTGTGACCAATCCATCCAGAACAAAGTAGTGGAGAATATCAAGAAGACTCTCAAG GAATTCCATGGGGAAGATATAAAAAAGTCTCCAGATTATGAAAGGATCGCCAACAAGCACCACTTTAAAAGGCTCGTGACGCTGCTGGAAGGACAGAAGATAGCTTACGGAGGAGAGACTGATGAGGCTACATGCTTTATAG CCCCGACTATACTCACTGATGTTAGTCCAGAATCCAAGATCATGAAAGAAGAAATTTTTGGCCCCCTCCTTCCAATCGTGACTATAAAGAGTGCGGATGAAGCTATTGAGTTCATCAATCAGCGAGAGAAGCCGCTCGccctttatttattttccaaTGATAAAAAG TTGATCAAAAGGATGATATCGGAGACGTCCAGCGGAGGTGTCACTGCAAACGATGTCATTATGCACTACACTCTCCCAGATCTGCCCTTTGGTGGAGTCG GGAACAGTGGAATGGGCAACTACCATGGCAGACACAGCTTTGAGACCTTCTCCCATCGCCGCTCCTGCTTAATTAAGTCTCTGATGATGGAAAGTGTGAACAAAATCCGGTACCCGCCAAACAGTCAGAGGAAGCTGGACTGGGCAAAGTTCTTCTTCTTGAAGCGATTTAACAAAGGCCGACTGGGACTCATTGCTCTGGCCCTGCTGGGAGCCATACTGGCTGCGGTGATAAAG GTGGCCTACTCTTGA